In a single window of the Gemmatimonadota bacterium genome:
- a CDS encoding glycosyltransferase family 4 protein — MASGQEPYLVIVRLGPVHNVENHLLFFARAFAPVLDGEIATRSGQQAHYQVGRFKIRLYAWGSRFLPEPVRRILYTARVVGHGLRLRWLEGKRLVVITYDPFQSGVIGLLLKWLTGAAFICEVNGVFGDPNTLIDLEDQRKAERKRKWMLRVGSWMLRRADFIKLLYPGQLMGFMVPADRPPRASFHELIHTAAFEPTGRAPEDRLIFVGHPYLLKGVDLLLEAFARVAPEFPGWRLLVVGWRIEESARGADFPRDRVEFRGPSEPPILRELIEGSSALVLPSRSEGMGRVLLEAAFLGRARIGSTAGGIPHVVEDGEDGLLFRSGDVNDLVRALRRFMGLSPGERARMGAAARKRALESFTTDAYVRHYLEIIRRVAPQDPADGGSALH; from the coding sequence ATGGCCTCCGGTCAAGAGCCCTACCTCGTCATCGTTCGACTGGGACCCGTCCACAATGTCGAGAACCACCTCCTCTTCTTCGCTCGCGCCTTCGCGCCGGTCCTCGACGGAGAGATTGCGACCCGTTCGGGCCAGCAGGCGCACTATCAGGTGGGGCGCTTCAAGATTCGTTTGTACGCCTGGGGGAGCCGGTTTCTCCCCGAACCGGTCCGCCGTATCCTTTACACGGCGCGCGTCGTGGGGCATGGCCTCCGGCTCCGTTGGCTGGAAGGGAAGCGGCTCGTCGTGATCACCTACGATCCGTTCCAGAGCGGGGTCATCGGCCTTCTCCTCAAGTGGCTCACCGGCGCGGCCTTCATTTGCGAAGTGAACGGCGTCTTCGGCGATCCGAATACTCTCATCGACCTCGAGGACCAGCGAAAGGCCGAGAGGAAGCGCAAGTGGATGCTCCGGGTGGGTTCATGGATGCTTCGGAGGGCAGACTTCATCAAGCTCCTCTACCCCGGCCAGCTGATGGGCTTCATGGTCCCGGCGGACCGCCCCCCTCGCGCCTCCTTCCACGAATTGATCCACACCGCGGCCTTCGAGCCTACCGGACGCGCGCCGGAGGACCGCCTCATCTTCGTCGGGCACCCCTATCTTCTGAAGGGTGTGGATCTCCTCCTCGAAGCCTTCGCGCGCGTCGCTCCCGAATTTCCGGGGTGGCGGCTCCTCGTCGTGGGATGGCGAATCGAGGAATCGGCGCGCGGCGCGGACTTTCCCCGGGACCGGGTCGAGTTTCGAGGGCCTTCGGAACCGCCCATCTTGCGCGAACTGATCGAGGGTTCGAGCGCACTCGTCCTTCCCTCCCGTTCAGAGGGGATGGGGCGAGTGCTCCTGGAAGCAGCCTTTCTCGGCCGGGCCCGGATCGGAAGCACGGCCGGCGGGATCCCCCACGTCGTGGAAGATGGGGAGGATGGCCTTCTCTTCCGCTCAGGCGACGTCAACGACCTGGTGCGAGCGCTCCGGCGTTTCATGGGCCTTTCCCCGGGCGAGCGCGCCCGCATGGGGGCCGCCGCACGGAAGCGTGCGCTCGAGTCGTTCACGACTGACGCTTACGTGCGACACTACCTTGAGATCATCCGCCGCGTCGCCCCTCAGGATCCCGCGGACGGAGGGTCCGCGCTCCACTGA
- a CDS encoding PIG-L deacetylase family protein: protein MIRNTLRRLYREFVPLLYGRTNYKLFLQRSLESLDARVAAILCATNVLPAVIRPVPIRAPFGRSMLVVAPHQDDEMIGCGGAMILQRRAGSALAVVFTQDGGDEHAEDGRTRAEQVALREGEATAVARELGIAPPRFLRYLHLSGEEERAAAADLREEIERTRADVVFVPFFLDYNLHHQRTNFALAEALAETTLRPRVMGYEVWGLTVPNVIVNIDETQEEKRRLLGLHASQMSGKDYVHGITGLNMFHSLHFGAGECRFAERFFEIPAEDYVRVVRAVREKVTVAGSQIPEAF, encoded by the coding sequence ATGATCCGAAACACGCTGAGGCGCCTGTACCGGGAGTTCGTCCCACTCCTTTACGGGCGCACGAACTACAAGCTCTTCCTCCAGCGCTCCCTCGAGAGCCTCGATGCCCGGGTCGCTGCGATCCTCTGCGCTACGAACGTCCTCCCTGCGGTGATTCGCCCCGTCCCGATCCGCGCGCCGTTCGGCCGCTCCATGCTTGTGGTGGCCCCGCATCAGGACGACGAGATGATCGGGTGCGGGGGAGCGATGATCCTCCAGCGGCGCGCCGGGAGTGCGCTCGCGGTGGTTTTCACCCAGGACGGGGGGGACGAGCACGCCGAGGACGGGAGAACTCGGGCGGAGCAAGTCGCGCTGAGAGAGGGGGAAGCCACTGCCGTTGCTCGAGAGTTGGGGATTGCACCACCCCGTTTCCTTCGTTATTTGCACCTCTCGGGAGAGGAAGAGAGGGCGGCCGCCGCAGATCTCCGGGAGGAAATCGAGCGGACGCGGGCCGACGTCGTCTTCGTCCCCTTTTTCCTGGACTACAACTTGCATCATCAGCGTACCAACTTCGCGTTGGCGGAGGCGTTGGCTGAGACCACGCTCCGGCCACGGGTCATGGGTTACGAGGTTTGGGGGCTCACGGTGCCGAATGTTATCGTTAACATTGACGAGACGCAGGAGGAAAAGCGGCGCCTCCTCGGGCTCCACGCGTCCCAAATGTCGGGGAAGGACTACGTGCACGGGATCACGGGGCTCAACATGTTTCACTCCCTGCACTTCGGCGCCGGGGAGTGTCGGTTCGCCGAGCGCTTCTTCGAGATCCCGGCCGAAGACTACGTTCGCGTCGTCCGGGCCGTCCGGGAGAAAGTGACCGTTGCGGGCTCCCAGATTCCGGAAGCGTTCTAG
- a CDS encoding O-antigen ligase family protein, with translation MRSLPTARSTATFPWAGGTMRARRRANPATAGRFSLIAELRRLATLRNGVLAALVLTYIWRYHDMAAILQPFRLAAIATVASWGYLVFEPRMSQLGRALKLPYVWMLVVWMLWVAATSPAAIDPDRAWDAWLNTHSKSLTMALFTLTCLVSFRAVRGLMAVHVLGAATLTYFYVKGGFPLWGTPVSMYDVNDLALLLNMVLPMTLYFAFSEKDTKIKAVLWIIAGMMAVSILMTQSRGGFLTLGLLLLVLWVRVRGIKWWVRLVPAIALVVGFFFLPASVQDRLSTLFSPTEDYNYADQEGRVEIWKRGMGYLADRPITGVGTLNFPVAEATLSPQAQRGLPAGARVSHNSFVEVATETGYPGIILYLGMFLTAFLALFRLRRTCARVRGSSQAAELTLCADCLMLSLMAFCVGGFFLSMGYIAMLFSLFALIAGLEITAAQWLAAGSPAASATLSNGFGGRMSRRISGHSRPVGRRGFDAESLPPLARPGRA, from the coding sequence ATGCGATCCCTTCCGACCGCACGCAGCACCGCCACCTTCCCCTGGGCCGGGGGGACCATGCGCGCCCGCCGGCGAGCGAATCCCGCCACTGCCGGGCGATTTTCCCTCATCGCCGAACTCAGAAGGCTTGCGACGCTGCGAAACGGTGTGCTCGCGGCGCTGGTCCTGACGTACATCTGGCGATATCACGATATGGCGGCGATCCTCCAGCCTTTCCGGCTGGCGGCGATCGCCACTGTTGCCTCGTGGGGCTATCTCGTCTTCGAACCGCGCATGTCCCAACTTGGACGCGCCCTCAAGCTTCCGTATGTCTGGATGCTGGTGGTCTGGATGCTCTGGGTGGCCGCCACGTCGCCGGCCGCCATCGATCCGGACCGTGCATGGGATGCCTGGCTCAACACCCATTCGAAGTCTCTCACGATGGCCCTCTTCACGCTGACCTGCCTCGTGTCGTTCAGAGCGGTCCGCGGGCTCATGGCGGTGCATGTGCTTGGTGCCGCGACACTCACCTACTTTTACGTGAAGGGCGGATTTCCTCTCTGGGGAACCCCGGTCTCGATGTACGACGTGAACGACCTTGCTCTTCTCCTCAACATGGTCCTTCCGATGACGCTCTACTTCGCGTTCTCGGAGAAGGACACGAAGATCAAGGCCGTGCTCTGGATCATCGCCGGCATGATGGCGGTGAGCATCCTGATGACGCAGTCACGGGGCGGATTCCTCACCCTCGGTCTCCTCCTCCTCGTGCTCTGGGTGCGGGTCCGCGGGATCAAGTGGTGGGTACGTCTTGTTCCGGCTATCGCGCTCGTGGTGGGATTCTTCTTCCTCCCCGCATCCGTCCAGGACCGCCTGTCCACACTCTTTAGCCCGACGGAGGACTACAATTACGCGGATCAGGAAGGGCGAGTCGAGATCTGGAAGCGAGGCATGGGTTATCTGGCCGACCGACCGATCACGGGAGTGGGCACCCTGAACTTTCCGGTGGCCGAGGCTACCCTCTCGCCCCAAGCGCAGCGCGGCCTCCCTGCCGGCGCACGCGTCTCGCACAATTCCTTTGTCGAAGTCGCCACGGAAACCGGTTACCCGGGAATCATTCTGTACCTGGGGATGTTCTTGACCGCGTTTCTGGCGCTCTTCCGACTCCGTCGCACCTGCGCCCGCGTTCGCGGATCGTCTCAGGCCGCCGAGCTCACGCTTTGCGCGGACTGCCTCATGCTCTCCCTGATGGCCTTCTGTGTCGGGGGATTCTTCCTCTCGATGGGCTACATTGCGATGCTTTTCTCACTCTTCGCGCTGATCGCCGGACTCGAGATCACGGCGGCCCAGTGGCTCGCCGCGGGCAGTCCGGCGGCCTCGGCGACCTTGAGCAATGGATTCGGTGGGCGGATGAGCCGGCGGATTTCCGGTCACTCTCGTCCCGTTGGACGGCGAGGCTTTGACGCGGAGTCGCTCCCACCCCTCGCCCGCCCGGGGAGAGCGTAG
- a CDS encoding glycosyltransferase, translating into MNTDDSSHRWADDVRTVIVVPCFNEASRLPVPRFLEFAARVPGVGFLFVDDGSRDGTAAILGQLMDRAPQRMRMMSLSENVGKAEAVRQGLREAFGGGATHAGYWDADLATPLDEIPSFMMEFQRRPTAIAVIGSRVQMLGRSIERGTLRHYLGRVFATVASMVLSMRVYDTQCGAKIFRATPDVTAALDDPFRSRWIFDVEILARLAARIGAEPASQVVIEFPLEAWKDVSGSKLTARSMIRAFFDLLSIRHRYRV; encoded by the coding sequence ATGAACACCGACGATTCGTCCCACCGATGGGCCGACGACGTGCGAACGGTCATTGTCGTTCCCTGTTTCAACGAAGCGTCCCGCCTCCCCGTCCCGCGCTTCCTGGAGTTCGCCGCGCGGGTCCCGGGCGTCGGGTTTCTCTTCGTCGACGATGGCAGCAGGGACGGCACTGCGGCGATTCTGGGCCAACTGATGGATCGCGCGCCACAGCGCATGCGCATGATGTCGCTCTCAGAAAACGTTGGGAAAGCGGAGGCCGTGCGGCAGGGCCTCAGAGAGGCTTTCGGCGGAGGTGCCACGCACGCCGGCTATTGGGACGCCGATTTGGCGACCCCTTTGGATGAGATCCCATCCTTCATGATGGAATTTCAGCGGCGACCTACGGCCATCGCGGTGATCGGATCGCGGGTTCAAATGTTGGGCAGGAGCATCGAGCGCGGCACACTACGGCACTACCTCGGCCGAGTCTTCGCGACGGTCGCCTCGATGGTCCTCTCGATGCGTGTATATGACACCCAGTGCGGTGCGAAGATATTTCGCGCGACGCCAGACGTGACCGCAGCCCTCGACGACCCGTTTCGATCGAGATGGATCTTCGATGTCGAGATCCTGGCCCGACTTGCAGCCCGTATCGGTGCAGAGCCGGCCTCTCAGGTCGTGATAGAATTTCCCCTCGAGGCGTGGAAAGACGTTTCAGGTTCCAAGCTCACGGCGCGCTCGATGATCCGGGCCTTTTTCGACCTGCTCTCGATCCGCCACCGCTACCGCGTCTGA
- a CDS encoding class I SAM-dependent methyltransferase, with translation MPRVLSTDVEAMQDDDFQAHSRLDTSHWWFVARLEIVRMLLHQVLPPSRDLKIVDIGCGTGGAVAGLAGDYAVSGIDPSATAIGFARARFPELDLRCGEPCEILLGSKERVNAVLIMDVLEHVKNDAALLACAVEALAPGGYVVLTVPADMRLWSSHDERFGHFRRYDMRTLQSLWEALPIRLRMLSYFNTRLYPAIRTFRAAKRLLGISGEASDLAATGPWLNRVLLSVFRGESQRLVRALENPAAAYRFGVSLIAVLEKAGNGSVGQRASDAVAVADREQVEKGPDHRARRELGT, from the coding sequence GTGCCGAGGGTCCTTTCCACGGACGTTGAAGCCATGCAGGACGACGACTTCCAAGCCCACTCTCGCCTCGACACCAGTCACTGGTGGTTCGTCGCACGGCTCGAAATCGTGCGAATGCTACTTCACCAAGTGCTTCCTCCGTCGAGGGACCTGAAGATCGTGGACATTGGATGCGGCACGGGCGGGGCCGTTGCGGGCCTTGCAGGGGACTACGCCGTGAGCGGCATCGACCCATCCGCGACCGCTATCGGTTTTGCGCGGGCGAGATTTCCCGAGCTGGACCTTCGATGCGGTGAGCCGTGTGAAATTCTTCTCGGGTCGAAGGAGCGGGTCAATGCCGTTCTCATCATGGATGTTCTCGAGCACGTAAAGAACGACGCAGCGCTCTTGGCGTGCGCTGTGGAGGCCCTGGCACCGGGTGGCTATGTGGTCCTCACGGTGCCCGCGGACATGCGACTCTGGAGCAGTCACGACGAACGTTTCGGTCACTTTCGACGCTACGACATGCGGACGCTACAATCGCTCTGGGAAGCCCTGCCGATTCGACTCCGTATGCTGTCCTACTTCAACACCCGACTCTATCCAGCCATCCGGACCTTTCGCGCCGCAAAGCGATTGCTGGGCATTTCTGGAGAAGCGTCGGATCTCGCGGCGACTGGTCCGTGGTTGAATCGGGTGCTCCTGTCGGTGTTTCGAGGTGAATCACAGAGGCTGGTCCGGGCACTCGAAAACCCTGCGGCGGCTTACCGTTTTGGAGTGAGCTTGATCGCCGTCTTAGAAAAGGCCGGAAATGGCAGTGTTGGTCAGCGTGCCTCAGACGCGGTAGCGGTGGCGGATCGAGAGCAGGTCGAAAAAGGCCCGGATCATCGAGCGCGCCGTGAGCTTGGAACCTGA
- a CDS encoding Ig-like domain-containing protein, with product MTHWGRGVARSIGFICLAMVGMSCGPDTMLVAVDEGDEPPPPYRPPTVLPTIGTILITHEPDTTSVLAVGSTLQMFATALDGEGNFVSTPGLAWRSLTPFVATVSSTGLLTAASVGTAPIVVVTGCCGADTVFVAVELRPPPPPWVQITPNGGTIPEIGVALELTATARVTEEQVVVDPGLSWTSFAPHIATVDGNGRVTGKSAGTALIAVAAECCGTDTVAVTVRQTLLPPSPYFPPPADGSVWFEETWAGYSSLPQYGSAPGIHWAQNSTIETGTLFDGSTGRFVRSRYPGNGGDGTAGVAVSPTLATTDRPREIWGEVYFRVPSDWSIKSDDKTLFVMEDWRNVPGSFYGGGEGEVWRWAIYLRNNSGYGGPYFQLVGFENQSNLTSQMFTGQWVRLRYHFKMASNMTATDGIYEVWVGDRKVTSRVGIRTDSHEAAFFRVHALGVNADPNGSAERDWGRLRIYASTPGW from the coding sequence TTGACGCATTGGGGACGCGGGGTCGCGCGCTCGATCGGCTTCATCTGCTTGGCCATGGTCGGGATGAGCTGCGGCCCCGATACGATGTTGGTGGCCGTAGACGAGGGAGATGAGCCGCCGCCGCCCTATCGACCTCCGACGGTTCTGCCGACGATCGGCACGATCTTGATCACTCACGAACCCGACACGACTTCGGTCCTAGCGGTCGGGTCCACGCTCCAGATGTTCGCGACCGCCCTGGACGGAGAAGGAAACTTCGTCTCAACGCCCGGACTCGCCTGGCGAAGCTTGACGCCATTCGTGGCGACCGTGAGCTCGACCGGCCTGCTCACGGCGGCCTCCGTCGGAACGGCGCCGATCGTTGTGGTGACCGGCTGCTGCGGTGCGGATACCGTGTTCGTGGCCGTGGAGCTCCGACCCCCACCTCCCCCTTGGGTCCAGATCACCCCGAACGGCGGGACGATTCCGGAGATCGGCGTGGCGCTCGAATTGACGGCGACCGCGAGGGTCACCGAAGAACAGGTCGTCGTGGATCCCGGGCTCTCGTGGACGAGTTTCGCGCCGCATATCGCGACCGTGGACGGGAACGGGCGGGTGACGGGGAAGTCGGCGGGCACCGCCCTCATCGCGGTCGCCGCGGAGTGCTGTGGGACGGATACGGTTGCGGTGACCGTACGCCAGACCCTCCTCCCTCCCTCTCCCTACTTTCCGCCTCCGGCAGACGGTTCGGTCTGGTTCGAGGAGACGTGGGCGGGGTACTCGTCCCTCCCCCAGTACGGTTCCGCGCCGGGGATCCATTGGGCCCAGAACTCGACGATCGAGACCGGGACCCTCTTCGATGGATCCACGGGCCGATTCGTCCGGTCGAGGTACCCGGGGAACGGTGGAGATGGGACCGCAGGCGTGGCCGTCTCACCTACTCTCGCCACCACGGACCGACCCCGTGAAATCTGGGGCGAAGTCTACTTCCGAGTTCCGTCGGACTGGAGCATCAAGTCAGACGACAAAACGCTTTTCGTCATGGAGGACTGGAGAAACGTCCCAGGGTCCTTCTACGGGGGCGGCGAAGGAGAGGTCTGGAGGTGGGCGATTTATCTGAGGAATAACTCGGGTTACGGTGGGCCTTACTTCCAGCTCGTCGGGTTCGAAAATCAGTCGAACCTCACGTCACAGATGTTCACGGGCCAGTGGGTCCGGCTCCGCTATCACTTCAAGATGGCGTCGAACATGACGGCCACAGACGGGATTTACGAGGTCTGGGTCGGCGACCGAAAGGTGACGTCCCGAGTCGGGATTCGTACCGATTCGCATGAGGCCGCGTTCTTCCGGGTGCATGCGCTCGGGGTCAATGCCGATCCAAATGGCTCCGCGGAGCGCGATTGGGGCCGACTGCGGATTTACGCCTCGACCCCGGGGTGGTAG